The DNA sequence TCATTGTAGTGCTTCTAAGATAGAAATTCAACCTATGCATGCTAAAAATGTACAAGAAACAGATTGTGCTACTTTTTCTTCTAAAGTATAAATACTGGGGGCAACTATTGCCCCTTTATACATTAAGACTCAAATCCTATACGTTAAAACCTAAAATTTAAAAGCTATTCTACAAACTTTCTAACTGCCTTACCATTTAAATAATCACATTTGCAACCTTGCCCTATATTATTTGTTTTCATACTTTCAATAATTTCATCTTTTATTTTCCACCAACTTGTATTCCAAT is a window from the Clostridiisalibacter paucivorans DSM 22131 genome containing:
- a CDS encoding DUF1540 domain-containing protein, producing the protein MKNQNDYLPGVKCVVSTCKYHTDNNHCSASKIEIQPMHAKNVQETDCATFSSKV